In Rissa tridactyla isolate bRisTri1 chromosome 2, bRisTri1.patW.cur.20221130, whole genome shotgun sequence, a single window of DNA contains:
- the CCR4 gene encoding C-C chemokine receptor type 4 translates to MSSSSTEPFEVETSTLYDYYDNYNDAPKPCSKESVKRFAASFLPVLYTLVFLVGLTGNILVIVVLFKYKRLKSMTDVYLLNLAISDLLFVLSLPFWSYVTIDQWVFGTPWCKVISWIYLVGFYSGIFFIMLMSIDRYLAIVRAVFSLKARTAFHGLITSLIVWLVALSASVPELVFRESFNEHNHTTCKPRYPGNFTTWKVFSTLEINILGLLIPFIVMTFCYSMIIKTLAHCRNEKKNKAVRMIFAVMIVFFFFWTPYNIVIFLQLLEITGVIRDCQVSRSLDYALQVTEILGLFHCCLNPVIYFFMGEKFKKYVKMLFKNWRLPGDICKWCGVHITYHTESTSSFHTQSTGDQDAL, encoded by the coding sequence atgagtTCTTCAAGTACAGAGCCCTTTGAAGTTGAAACCTCAACCTTATATGACTATTACGATAATTATAACGATGCTCCAAAACCATGCAGTAAGGAAAGCGTCAAGAGGTTTGCAGCCTCCTTCCTACCTGTTCTGTATACCCTAGTGTTCCTGGTCGGGCTCACGGGAAACATTCTGGTCATTGTGGTCCTCTTCAAATACAAGAGGCTGAAGAGCATGACTGATGTGTACCTACTAAACCTCGCCATCTCAGATCTGCTCTTTGTTTTGTCCTTGCCGTTCTGGTCTTATGTCACGATAGACCAATGGGTTTTTGGAACTCCCTGGTGTAAAGTCATTTCGTGGATCTACCTGGTTGGGTTTTATAGTGGGATATTTTTTATTATGCTTATGAGCATAGACAGATACCTGGCAATTGTTCGTGCAGTGTTTTCCTTGAAAGCAAGGACTGCCTTCCATGGCTTGATTACTAGCCTTATTGTATGGCTAGTAGCTCTTTCAGCCTCAGTTCCAGAACTTGTATTTAGAGAATCTTTTAACGAACATAACCATACTACCTGCAAGCCGAGATATCCAGGCAATTTCACGACATGGAAAGTTTTTTCCACTTTGGAAATCAACATTTTAGGGCTCCTAATCCCTTTTATAGTTATGACATTTTGCTACTCCATGATCATTAAAACATTAGCTCActgtagaaatgagaaaaagaataagGCTGTGAGGATGATCTTTGCTGTCAtgattgtgtttttcttcttttggaccCCTTACAACATTGTTATTTTCTTACAACTGCTGGAAATTACGGGAGTCATTAGAGACTGTCAAGTGAGCAGGAGTCTGGACTATGCTCTCCAGGTAACAGAAATCCTCGGCCTTTTTCACTGTTGCCTCAATCCAGTCATCTACTTCTTCATGGGGGAAAAATTTAAGAAGTACGTGAAGATGCTCTTTAAGAACTGGCGGTTACCCGGAGATATCTGCAAGTGGTGTGGAGTTCACATCACTTACCACACTGAATCTACCAGTTCATTCCACACACAATCCACGGGGGATCAAGACGCTCTGTAA